A single uncultured Acetobacterium sp. DNA region contains:
- a CDS encoding NifB/NifX family molybdenum-iron cluster-binding protein, with the protein MKIALPTRENLIDGHFGHCEYYTVFTIDDSSKAILNQEIIASPVGCGCKSNIATTLAEMGVGLLLAGNMGEGAVNVLHRSGIEVVRGCSGDVKEVALNWLAGAVMDSGEMCHAHEESHECQH; encoded by the coding sequence ATGAAAATTGCATTACCAACGCGTGAGAATTTAATTGATGGCCATTTTGGTCACTGTGAGTATTATACTGTGTTCACCATTGATGACAGCAGCAAAGCGATACTAAATCAGGAAATCATCGCATCCCCAGTGGGTTGTGGCTGTAAATCCAATATTGCCACAACGTTGGCAGAAATGGGTGTAGGTCTTCTGTTGGCTGGCAATATGGGCGAAGGCGCAGTGAATGTGTTACATCGATCAGGGATTGAAGTTGTTCGGGGCTGCTCGGGAGATGTTAAAGAAGTCGCTTTAAACTGGTTAGCCGGAGCTGTTATGGATTCTGGTGAAATGTGCCATGCCCATGAAGAAAGTCATGAATGTCAGCACTAG
- a CDS encoding DUF134 domain-containing protein, protein MSRPVKWKKVCCLPETDLFGPLNAKNTEDGIITMTVEEYETIRLIDLEGLLQEECAESMHVARTTVQKIYNDARKKLADALVNGNVLKIEGGNYKLCEEGQENYGCSRCRKRRANERCDKA, encoded by the coding sequence ATGTCCAGACCTGTAAAATGGAAAAAAGTCTGTTGTCTGCCGGAAACGGATTTATTTGGACCCCTCAATGCCAAAAATACAGAAGATGGTATCATTACGATGACGGTTGAGGAATATGAAACCATCCGTTTGATCGATCTGGAAGGTTTGCTTCAGGAAGAGTGTGCCGAAAGTATGCATGTGGCGCGAACAACGGTTCAGAAAATATATAATGATGCTCGAAAAAAACTGGCCGATGCCTTAGTGAACGGAAACGTTTTGAAGATCGAAGGCGGAAATTATAAATTGTGTGAAGAAGGTCAAGAAAACTACGGATGCAGCCGCTGCCGAAAACGTCGGGCGAATGAGCGCTGTGATAAAGCGTAG
- a CDS encoding Mrp/NBP35 family ATP-binding protein, translating to MSEECSQSCGSCAEECGDRKVDFLEQPHELSRIKKVIGVVSGKGGVGKSMVTSLMAVSMKRRGYNTAILDADITGPSIPKAFGINEKALPTELGLFPISSKTGIEIMSINLLLEHDTDPVVWRGPVIANTVKQFWTDVIWGDVDYMFVDMPPGTGDVPLTVFQSLPVDGIIIVTSPQELVSMIVAKAVKMARMMKIPVIGLVENMSYFECPDCDKKHYLFGESRIEEVAKQYGIDVVAKMPIDSSLAGACDKGLIELFENNWLDDIVEILEKSENPGMPTSPEFIGQEASPVQ from the coding sequence ATGAGTGAAGAGTGTAGTCAATCCTGTGGTTCATGTGCTGAAGAATGCGGCGATCGAAAAGTCGATTTTCTAGAGCAACCCCATGAGTTAAGTAGAATTAAAAAAGTAATTGGTGTCGTCAGCGGAAAAGGTGGGGTTGGCAAATCAATGGTCACCTCATTAATGGCGGTTAGTATGAAGCGACGAGGATATAATACCGCTATTCTTGATGCGGATATTACGGGACCGTCAATTCCCAAAGCCTTTGGCATCAATGAAAAAGCCTTGCCCACAGAATTGGGTCTATTCCCGATTTCCAGTAAAACCGGAATCGAAATCATGTCGATAAATCTGTTGCTTGAACATGACACCGATCCGGTAGTCTGGCGTGGACCAGTGATTGCTAATACGGTTAAGCAATTCTGGACCGACGTAATCTGGGGTGATGTGGATTATATGTTTGTGGACATGCCGCCGGGAACCGGGGATGTGCCATTAACGGTATTTCAATCGCTTCCAGTCGATGGGATTATTATTGTCACCTCACCTCAGGAATTGGTTTCAATGATTGTTGCCAAAGCCGTTAAGATGGCAAGGATGATGAAGATTCCGGTTATCGGTCTGGTCGAAAACATGTCTTACTTCGAATGCCCGGACTGTGACAAAAAACACTATTTATTTGGCGAAAGCCGGATCGAAGAAGTGGCGAAACAGTATGGAATTGATGTCGTGGCAAAAATGCCCATTGATTCATCATTGGCGGGCGCCTGCGACAAAGGACTGATTGAATTGTTTGAAAACAATTGGTTGGATGACATTGTTGAAATTCTGGAAAAGAGTGAAAATCCAGGTATGCCCACTTCGCCAGAATTTATTGGTCAAGAAGCCAGTCCGGTTCAGTAA
- a CDS encoding molybdenum cofactor biosynthesis protein MoaE → MKKKAPSVDEWLKEAKNDPDALQEGMYLVHNGTVRQTPKAKVRQGLDDGSLVKGMEFFYDAKKVDAAIAETRNMDGIFHVRVWLNEGQLELGEDIMFVLIGGDIRPNVIDALQFLVETIKTKCVTEIEKK, encoded by the coding sequence ATGAAAAAAAAAGCACCATCTGTTGATGAATGGCTAAAGGAAGCTAAAAATGATCCAGATGCTTTACAGGAAGGCATGTATTTAGTTCATAATGGCACGGTGCGGCAAACCCCTAAAGCCAAAGTCCGCCAAGGTTTGGATGACGGTTCTTTAGTAAAAGGAATGGAATTCTTTTATGATGCTAAAAAGGTAGACGCGGCAATTGCTGAAACGCGTAATATGGACGGCATATTTCACGTCAGGGTTTGGCTAAACGAAGGCCAACTGGAGCTTGGAGAGGACATTATGTTTGTTTTGATTGGTGGAGACATTCGACCGAATGTGATCGATGCTTTGCAATTTCTGGTCGAAACGATTAAAACAAAATGTGTTACTGAAATTGAAAAAAAATAA
- a CDS encoding ECF transporter S component yields the protein MLAFLLEILKNLKAGIVMNHSKIKNLVGTGLCIALGLLLPQLFHVIGAGPVFLPMHIPVLICGLCFGWQYGLVSGVITPLLCSVLMGMPPIFPVGLSMMFELGAYGALSGLLYRKFNVNIYVALIGSMLAGRIVSGLASTLFYGMAGKEYGVQLFLTGAFVTSIPGIILQIIIVPLLVIALEKSRVVLQPVKLSA from the coding sequence TTGTTGGCTTTTTTGTTGGAAATTTTAAAAAACTTGAAAGCAGGTATTGTTATGAATCATTCGAAAATCAAAAATCTTGTTGGTACAGGTCTTTGTATAGCTCTGGGGCTTTTACTTCCCCAATTGTTTCACGTAATCGGAGCAGGACCGGTGTTTTTACCCATGCATATTCCGGTTTTGATTTGTGGACTTTGCTTTGGCTGGCAGTATGGCTTAGTCAGTGGTGTCATTACCCCCCTGTTGTGCTCCGTTTTAATGGGAATGCCGCCTATTTTCCCGGTGGGTTTATCCATGATGTTCGAACTTGGCGCTTATGGAGCCTTATCAGGTCTGCTGTATCGGAAATTTAACGTGAATATCTATGTCGCATTAATTGGTTCCATGCTGGCAGGGCGCATCGTTTCTGGTCTTGCATCGACTCTTTTTTATGGTATGGCGGGAAAAGAATATGGAGTACAACTCTTTTTAACTGGCGCTTTTGTGACATCGATACCTGGAATTATCCTGCAAATCATCATTGTTCCATTATTAGTCATTGCGCTTGAAAAAAGCCGTGTTGTTTTACAACCAGTAAAATTAAGTGCATAG
- a CDS encoding class I SAM-dependent methyltransferase — protein MNHCQSTKEYFDSVANKWDTMCHHNSQKISAILTLATIKKNSRILDIATGTGVLIAHLLKTEPAEVIAIDLSELMIAEAQKNHTDHRIQFEVANFYEFDQTGFDFAIAYSAYPHFLDKEAFVRHLVESLNPQGRFMIAHSESKETINGRHSGDQVQKVSASLKDAISESKYFKSVFDIDIFVDTDELYIISGKKK, from the coding sequence ATGAATCATTGTCAATCAACTAAAGAATATTTTGATAGCGTTGCAAATAAGTGGGACACGATGTGTCATCATAATTCCCAAAAAATATCAGCAATTCTGACTCTGGCGACTATTAAAAAAAATAGTCGAATTCTGGATATTGCCACTGGAACGGGGGTACTGATCGCGCATTTATTAAAGACTGAACCAGCTGAAGTGATTGCCATCGACCTTTCTGAACTGATGATCGCAGAGGCGCAAAAAAATCATACTGATCATCGCATTCAATTTGAAGTGGCTAATTTTTACGAGTTTGATCAAACTGGATTTGATTTTGCAATCGCCTATAGTGCATATCCACACTTTTTGGATAAGGAAGCGTTCGTCCGGCATCTTGTTGAGAGTTTGAATCCCCAGGGTCGTTTTATGATTGCTCACAGTGAAAGTAAGGAAACAATTAATGGTAGGCATTCTGGAGATCAAGTCCAAAAAGTCTCAGCTTCACTAAAAGATGCGATCAGCGAGTCCAAGTACTTTAAATCGGTATTTGATATTGATATTTTCGTTGACACGGATGAACTCTATATCATTTCCGGGAAAAAGAAATAA
- a CDS encoding FmdE family protein — protein MNQKLWEKSVAFHGHHCPGLAIGVRASQEAIKALNISFSEDEDVVCITENDACGVDGVQVILGCSVGKGNLLFRNRGKQAFTFFNRNSGEKIRLVLKALPEMGRDEMEAYILNEPDANKIFDFKTPDYELPERARIFQSVICEECGEKTAEHMIRLENGKKVCVDCSNPYTRGF, from the coding sequence ATGAATCAGAAATTATGGGAAAAATCAGTAGCGTTTCACGGACATCATTGCCCGGGATTGGCCATTGGGGTCAGAGCATCACAGGAAGCCATTAAGGCACTTAATATTTCATTTTCAGAAGATGAAGATGTGGTCTGTATCACCGAAAATGATGCCTGTGGCGTTGATGGGGTTCAGGTTATTTTAGGATGCAGCGTGGGCAAAGGCAATCTGTTATTTAGAAACCGTGGAAAACAGGCCTTTACTTTTTTTAATCGAAATAGCGGAGAAAAGATCAGACTGGTATTAAAAGCCTTACCAGAAATGGGACGGGATGAAATGGAAGCTTATATTTTAAATGAGCCAGATGCCAATAAAATCTTTGATTTTAAAACTCCAGACTATGAATTACCGGAACGGGCTCGTATTTTTCAGAGTGTGATCTGCGAAGAATGTGGCGAAAAAACCGCCGAGCACATGATCAGGCTTGAAAACGGCAAAAAAGTCTGTGTGGATTGTTCCAATCCCTATACCCGCGGCTTTTAA
- a CDS encoding ABC transporter substrate-binding protein has translation MKKVVAVLLSLMMVVTFAACTNTKAETTKSEATTKVVTDSQGRQVEVPAEIDSVGSLGVMRLLTYMDAVDLVTGGTDMDNVQVLTRPYTLVNPNFATMAQIGQGGAGGIVPFDEEIIKLAPDMIFVVSDYTQADELQAKTGIPVVAVASPGLFDGKMNASMDLIGQVLGKEDRAKAVDEYMDAAQKDLNDRTKDIAETSKPTVYNGALNFKGKHGFDGTSGNYGPFVAINANNVVDQTGQKTAFTVDLEQVLAWNPDIIFLNPENMDLVNEQYTQNPDFFNSLKAVQNNEVYTQLAYNNNYTNVEIALADAYYAGTIVYPDTFKDINIEKKTDEIFKFLLGENLYSKYMAAGQGFGSLTIGK, from the coding sequence ATGAAAAAAGTAGTTGCGGTTTTATTGAGTTTAATGATGGTTGTAACTTTTGCAGCCTGTACGAATACAAAAGCAGAGACCACTAAGAGTGAAGCGACCACAAAAGTCGTGACGGATAGTCAGGGTCGACAGGTAGAAGTGCCTGCTGAAATTGACAGCGTCGGTTCGCTTGGTGTGATGCGGCTGTTAACCTATATGGATGCGGTTGATCTGGTAACCGGCGGAACTGATATGGATAATGTTCAGGTGCTGACCCGTCCGTATACTCTGGTTAATCCTAATTTTGCTACCATGGCTCAAATAGGTCAGGGTGGTGCTGGTGGAATTGTTCCTTTTGATGAAGAAATCATCAAATTGGCTCCCGATATGATTTTTGTCGTGTCAGATTACACCCAGGCCGATGAATTACAGGCTAAAACTGGCATCCCGGTGGTGGCGGTAGCCAGTCCCGGATTATTTGACGGAAAAATGAATGCATCCATGGATCTGATTGGTCAGGTGTTGGGAAAAGAGGATCGTGCCAAAGCAGTCGATGAATATATGGATGCCGCTCAAAAAGATCTCAACGACCGAACCAAGGATATTGCCGAAACAAGCAAACCAACAGTTTATAATGGTGCGCTGAATTTTAAAGGCAAACACGGCTTTGATGGTACCAGCGGGAACTACGGACCTTTTGTAGCCATCAATGCCAACAACGTGGTTGATCAAACTGGACAAAAAACCGCCTTTACCGTAGATCTTGAACAGGTATTGGCCTGGAACCCGGATATTATTTTCCTGAATCCCGAAAATATGGATTTGGTCAATGAACAATATACCCAAAATCCGGACTTCTTTAACTCACTGAAAGCGGTTCAGAATAACGAGGTTTATACCCAACTGGCTTATAACAATAATTACACCAATGTAGAAATTGCCTTGGCCGATGCCTATTATGCCGGAACCATTGTTTATCCTGACACGTTCAAGGACATCAATATCGAAAAGAAAACAGACGAAATTTTTAAATTCCTGCTGGGAGAGAATTTGTATTCAAAATATATGGCAGCAGGTCAGGGCTTTGGTTCGCTGACAATTGGTAAGTAA
- a CDS encoding iron ABC transporter permease encodes MDNKKKTACGVNYDQYVHRKVLTIVTLVILTLLTALFAISAGSADIPVLEVLKALFGFGAAKNVLVTVNIRLPRILMAIVSGIGLAAAGCVMQSILRNPLASASTLGISQGASFGAAIAITFLGGGTVMGNTADAVTVNNPYLTSTCAFAASMFVTFVILGLSKARKASPETMILAGVALSSLFAGATALLQYFSSDVQMAAIVFWTFGDLGRASMQNIQVAAIVTIGAMIYFMFNCWNYNALECGEHTATGLGVNVSWVRLIGMTVASLTAATIVSFVGIINFIGLIAPHIMRRFVGNDYRYLLPASALMGALMLLISDTFARLIISPVILPIGAITSFLGAPLFLYLIFKGVGHYAEN; translated from the coding sequence ATGGACAATAAAAAAAAGACAGCCTGCGGAGTCAACTATGATCAATATGTACACCGTAAGGTTTTGACCATTGTAACTCTGGTGATACTGACATTGCTAACAGCCCTTTTTGCCATCTCAGCCGGTTCGGCTGACATTCCGGTTTTGGAAGTGCTCAAGGCCCTATTTGGATTTGGCGCTGCAAAAAATGTGTTGGTTACTGTCAATATCCGGTTGCCGCGAATTCTGATGGCTATTGTATCGGGCATCGGTCTGGCAGCTGCTGGTTGTGTCATGCAAAGTATTTTAAGAAATCCACTGGCGTCGGCATCCACCTTGGGGATCTCCCAGGGGGCGTCGTTTGGAGCCGCTATTGCCATCACTTTCCTGGGTGGGGGAACAGTGATGGGAAATACCGCTGATGCCGTGACGGTAAATAACCCCTATTTAACCAGTACCTGTGCTTTTGCCGCGTCGATGTTTGTAACCTTTGTAATTTTAGGCTTATCCAAAGCACGAAAGGCTTCCCCGGAAACCATGATTCTGGCCGGGGTCGCCCTTAGCTCGCTGTTTGCTGGAGCAACGGCGCTGCTTCAATACTTTTCCTCGGATGTGCAGATGGCTGCCATTGTTTTTTGGACTTTTGGGGATCTCGGTCGAGCCAGTATGCAAAATATCCAGGTGGCGGCGATAGTGACCATTGGAGCCATGATTTACTTCATGTTTAACTGTTGGAACTACAACGCTCTGGAATGTGGCGAACATACGGCCACCGGCCTGGGGGTCAATGTGTCCTGGGTCCGGCTGATCGGGATGACGGTGGCTTCCCTGACGGCAGCAACGATTGTATCGTTTGTAGGAATCATCAACTTTATCGGTTTGATTGCCCCCCATATCATGCGTCGGTTTGTGGGCAATGATTACCGCTATTTATTGCCGGCATCGGCTTTAATGGGTGCCCTGATGCTGTTGATCAGCGATACCTTTGCCCGCCTGATTATTTCACCAGTCATACTGCCCATCGGAGCCATTACCTCATTCCTTGGGGCTCCGTTATTCTTATATCTGATATTTAAAGGAGTTGGTCATTATGCTGAAAATTGA
- a CDS encoding ABC transporter ATP-binding protein, which produces MLKIDALEFGYRSNRKILDHIEFDVANGECVAILGNNGAGKSTMLKCLNKIISPQKGRVVVNAVDILKLNRLDIAKNTAYVAQKSEGSRITAYDAILLGRKPYIKLASKKEDYEIVEKIIESMGLEKFSLRYIDELSSGEFQKVMIARALAQEPKVLLLDEPTSCLDLKNQLEVLKLIQNITKEKEIAVVIVIHDLNLALRYCDRFLFLKDNEIFCYGGMDVMTSENIGAVYQVPVTVESYQNQKVVIPLT; this is translated from the coding sequence ATGCTGAAAATTGATGCGTTGGAATTTGGATATCGATCCAACCGAAAAATTCTGGATCACATTGAATTTGATGTTGCCAATGGAGAATGTGTGGCGATTTTAGGTAATAACGGTGCCGGAAAAAGTACCATGTTAAAGTGCTTGAATAAGATTATCTCACCCCAGAAAGGCCGGGTGGTAGTGAATGCGGTGGATATTCTCAAGCTGAACCGATTGGATATCGCCAAAAATACAGCCTATGTCGCCCAGAAAAGCGAAGGCAGTCGCATCACCGCCTATGATGCCATCTTATTAGGTCGAAAACCCTATATTAAACTGGCATCTAAAAAAGAAGACTACGAAATTGTAGAAAAGATCATCGAAAGCATGGGTCTGGAAAAATTCTCGCTGCGGTATATCGATGAGTTAAGCAGTGGTGAATTTCAAAAGGTGATGATCGCCCGGGCGCTGGCTCAGGAACCAAAGGTATTACTTCTGGATGAACCCACTAGCTGTTTGGATCTTAAGAATCAGTTGGAGGTACTGAAACTGATTCAGAATATTACCAAAGAAAAAGAAATTGCCGTTGTCATCGTGATTCACGATCTGAATTTGGCGTTGCGGTATTGCGATCGGTTCCTCTTCCTGAAAGACAACGAGATTTTCTGTTACGGTGGAATGGATGTGATGACGTCCGAAAACATCGGTGCCGTCTACCAGGTTCCCGTCACTGTCGAATCCTATCAAAATCAGAAAGTTGTGATTCCCTTAACCTGA
- a CDS encoding MFS transporter has protein sequence MSAFKNTAPVVWLLISIAVFIGGMIMLLDVKLAWDIMMMSMAIMLIVVGIMYLASIFLKKDESKFKELGIGLLCILGGIFVYSYPQFLKGPFSFAVGMLGIIIGCFVLISSLKLKNDGAPWVWTLLVALVYIGLGIDMAFFATTGRLFGIIFGIYLIFFAFNIFGDALVSLMKHNDGAQKAKKHMRVTLPLVFAAFLPMRMLKKVNELVEEEPDALLLLEDHTIERTTDMEIFIHTKEGLIPGMGHVDASIGENVYSYGNYDDSTWKLGGFLADGVLVEMPKAEHVKQALKVEKKILMGYGLALTPEQKKGVQNQLDNLLSQVLPWEPKAEQADKGEIEGSPKDFEDVSSQLYNDAKASFYKFQQGNEFKTYYALGTNCVKLVDTIVGKTGIDLIKVNGIITPGAYLDYLDRLYDRGDSIVVSRTLYQDIENNIEKDAAVSPA, from the coding sequence ATGTCAGCTTTCAAAAATACAGCACCAGTCGTCTGGTTATTGATTTCCATTGCTGTGTTCATTGGTGGCATGATTATGCTGCTGGACGTTAAACTTGCCTGGGATATTATGATGATGAGCATGGCGATTATGTTGATTGTCGTGGGGATTATGTATCTGGCATCGATTTTTTTAAAAAAAGATGAAAGTAAATTTAAAGAGCTCGGGATTGGATTACTGTGTATCCTTGGCGGGATTTTTGTCTATTCCTATCCTCAGTTTCTCAAAGGTCCCTTTAGTTTTGCGGTGGGGATGTTGGGGATCATCATCGGTTGTTTTGTTTTGATCAGCAGTTTGAAACTAAAAAACGATGGAGCTCCCTGGGTATGGACCTTGTTGGTAGCTCTGGTATATATCGGACTGGGCATTGACATGGCTTTTTTTGCCACAACCGGTCGGTTATTTGGAATCATTTTTGGAATCTATCTGATCTTTTTTGCCTTTAATATTTTTGGCGATGCCTTGGTCAGTTTAATGAAGCATAATGATGGGGCTCAAAAAGCCAAGAAACACATGCGCGTAACCCTGCCATTGGTTTTTGCGGCTTTTTTACCGATGCGGATGTTAAAAAAAGTGAATGAACTGGTGGAAGAAGAACCAGATGCTTTATTGCTATTGGAAGACCACACGATTGAACGTACCACCGACATGGAGATTTTTATTCATACTAAAGAGGGCCTGATTCCGGGGATGGGGCATGTTGACGCATCCATTGGGGAGAATGTTTACAGTTATGGCAATTATGACGATTCCACCTGGAAACTGGGCGGATTTTTAGCCGATGGCGTGCTGGTTGAAATGCCCAAAGCCGAACATGTTAAACAAGCTCTGAAAGTCGAAAAGAAAATTTTGATGGGCTATGGTCTCGCATTGACCCCGGAACAAAAAAAAGGCGTCCAGAATCAATTGGACAACCTTCTTTCGCAGGTACTGCCTTGGGAGCCAAAGGCGGAACAGGCCGATAAGGGGGAAATCGAAGGCAGCCCAAAGGATTTTGAGGATGTTTCCAGTCAACTATATAACGATGCCAAAGCCAGCTTTTATAAATTTCAGCAGGGTAATGAATTTAAAACCTATTATGCTCTGGGAACCAACTGTGTCAAGCTAGTGGATACCATTGTGGGTAAAACCGGTATCGATCTGATCAAGGTAAATGGGATTATTACCCCTGGAGCCTATCTGGATTATTTGGACCGGTTATATGATCGGGGCGATTCGATTGTAGTGTCCAGAACCTTATATCAGGATATTGAGAACAACATCGAAAAAGATGCGGCAGTCAGTCCGGCATAA
- a CDS encoding Crp/Fnr family transcriptional regulator — translation MNKNLDILRKVKLFDGIDENLEAMLQCLGGEEKSYDRGEIILLTGQPVTAVGVILSGEAQVIQEDYYGNRSILTELSPSHIFGEAFASAGIKESPVTVLAKTNATVMFLGIERIINTCPNSCVFHNHLIENLLKILARKNILLSNKNQLLSRRSIQDKVLSYLSLQAEKKGNLAFEIPFTRNELADFLCVDRSALSRVLSKLQKEGTIEYDNNHFKLL, via the coding sequence ATGAATAAAAACTTAGATATATTAAGAAAAGTAAAGTTATTTGATGGCATTGATGAAAATCTTGAAGCCATGCTTCAATGTCTGGGTGGTGAAGAAAAGTCTTATGACCGGGGTGAAATCATTTTGCTAACCGGTCAACCGGTGACTGCAGTGGGGGTCATCTTATCCGGAGAAGCTCAGGTAATTCAGGAAGATTATTATGGCAATCGCTCGATTCTCACAGAACTAAGTCCCAGCCATATCTTTGGCGAAGCCTTTGCCAGCGCCGGTATCAAGGAAAGTCCGGTGACGGTTCTAGCCAAAACCAACGCGACCGTCATGTTTCTGGGGATCGAACGGATTATTAATACCTGTCCTAATTCCTGTGTTTTTCACAATCACCTGATTGAGAATTTATTAAAAATTCTCGCCCGTAAGAATATCCTGCTCAGCAATAAGAACCAGTTATTGTCGCGACGATCGATTCAGGATAAGGTTCTTTCCTATTTATCACTTCAGGCCGAAAAAAAAGGAAACCTCGCCTTTGAGATTCCCTTTACCCGTAATGAATTAGCAGATTTTTTATGTGTTGATCGCAGTGCCTTATCCCGAGTTCTTTCCAAACTTCAAAAAGAAGGCACTATCGAGTATGATAATAATCATTTCAAGCTTCTTTAA
- a CDS encoding 4Fe-4S binding protein codes for MIRKIITIDEKKCNGCGLCAEACHEGAIGMVDGVAKLLRDDYCDGLGDCLPSCPTEAITFVEREAEAYDEAAVLENMKKKTATQKSNEKKSSGCPGTQAKTITREAAAADDGLEPLACGCPGSSSKAIVRETAVEEKQTTSAAPESQLRQWPVQIKLAPVNAPYFNGAHLLIAADCTAYAYADFHNRFIKNKITLIGCPKLDAVDYAEKLTEILKLNDIKSVTVVRMEVPCCGGITAAVTTALQNSGKMIPWQVLTVTTDGKILENV; via the coding sequence ATGATCCGAAAAATAATTACGATAGATGAAAAAAAATGCAATGGCTGTGGACTATGTGCAGAAGCCTGCCACGAAGGCGCCATCGGCATGGTTGATGGGGTGGCAAAATTATTAAGAGATGACTATTGTGACGGACTGGGAGATTGTTTGCCAAGCTGTCCCACCGAAGCGATTACCTTTGTCGAACGAGAAGCGGAGGCTTATGATGAAGCGGCCGTTCTTGAAAATATGAAAAAGAAAACAGCGACACAAAAAAGTAATGAGAAAAAATCGAGCGGATGTCCGGGAACCCAGGCGAAAACAATTACCCGTGAAGCCGCGGCAGCAGATGACGGTTTAGAACCGTTGGCCTGTGGCTGTCCTGGTTCCTCGTCTAAAGCAATTGTCAGAGAAACCGCAGTAGAAGAAAAACAGACTACCTCGGCAGCCCCAGAATCTCAATTACGACAATGGCCGGTTCAGATCAAACTGGCTCCGGTTAATGCTCCTTATTTCAATGGTGCTCACTTGTTGATTGCGGCCGATTGTACGGCTTATGCCTACGCTGACTTTCATAATCGCTTTATCAAAAATAAAATTACCCTGATTGGCTGCCCCAAGCTGGATGCTGTCGATTATGCGGAAAAGCTTACTGAGATATTAAAACTCAATGATATTAAAAGCGTCACCGTTGTACGAATGGAAGTTCCCTGTTGCGGAGGAATCACGGCAGCGGTTACCACTGCTCTCCAGAATTCAGGAAAAATGATTCCCTGGCAGGTACTGACTGTCACCACCGACGGAAAAATATTAGAAAATGTATAA
- a CDS encoding cupin domain-containing protein — MEKNYLKNIDVAEVLTLVDLVAYQNNQIVSKTLAQSSALSLTLFAFDKGEEISSHASDGDAMIIALDGEGEITISGEKYVVKKGETIVMPANKPHAVYAKEQFKMFLVVVFPQ; from the coding sequence ATGGAAAAAAACTATTTAAAAAATATTGATGTTGCTGAGGTATTGACGCTGGTAGACCTGGTGGCATATCAAAATAATCAGATTGTCAGCAAGACTTTAGCTCAGTCATCAGCATTAAGCTTAACATTATTCGCTTTTGATAAGGGTGAAGAAATCAGTTCTCATGCATCTGATGGCGATGCAATGATTATTGCCCTTGATGGGGAGGGCGAAATTACAATTTCTGGTGAAAAATATGTCGTAAAAAAAGGTGAAACGATTGTTATGCCAGCTAATAAACCACATGCAGTTTATGCAAAAGAACAATTTAAGATGTTTTTAGTTGTCGTTTTCCCTCAATAA